In one window of Gouania willdenowi chromosome 8, fGouWil2.1, whole genome shotgun sequence DNA:
- the LOC114468806 gene encoding phosphoinositide 3-kinase regulatory subunit 5-like → MTDTMEQTSCTEDRIQHVLERCLCDLGGNTLDKQLWNAGLCINRWCLEELVTRDWQNFVTLLQKIVKKAEEVLEQSQYELVVPLTLLFSSTLLKAPYVDPECGVLQEACRLFHSFLSWPEPCSSASKRLLNVIQQELRAPGSSFQKLVRAEQGLSHQSPCSKTIVVLLVSPDDDVLPEVQFMSQHLCGPHHSSRDPTLTLILHSFQAALGPTPDLMELCSAMQRIQPEEQEQLLEAVTDLLDSATSAADLRSSMERLKESLNLPAPADGCENTCTTEVFPLPVPKCHTRSWESDNFEVLKEILAAESALGSPADCFFNAELDEEDINDTSIDEEITKSWLEETNKDLDENQVDLVNNSHRISDASLSSRDSMFSSYSLSSSWSAPSSSSGVESDFSEDTAHDNQEEGQDGQSKSRKKHKKKSKSLLGIERFSILFKSPSLCRRAESMGHPGDSLKRSHTTGSLLKQDRSQSRQVCLQRQSSGPADPVQPQKHVCVRRRPILSCDEEVTTLIKVVVFGGDREVGRLARAYGDLQRKESNCPRLTKICKLQFFFVPTRRRTLSLGQRQATNVGQESSGFRLEESSTDIAHMLGTMDPWYERNVLSLLSLSSDVLCQSASKDDDASASPECRLPLLADLVFYYCRHADQAVLMQLYQVELTLAGGERRKEVFIHSLELGHSAGTRAVKAMGAASKRFGIDEEREAVPLSLSVTYNQVVLSGRGQLIKTEVVCTSVNLHKSWRKPESEQTESLQMTMTEVLKRQCPKSKRGFNHQHISVSETQVDMVHVNSGDDSTFAVCLDQDEKKFIQRVTRCEVSLCSKAGSGSDWRSYKPLPGQVRPLNPSYCSMFCLPITSFSASNL, encoded by the exons ATGACTGACACCATGGAGCAGACCTCGTGCACTGAGGATCGAATCCAGCATGTCCTGGAGCGCTGCCTCTGTGACCTCGGTGGGAACACTCTGGACAAGCAGCTCTGGAATG CTGGACTGTGCATAAATCGCTGGTGTTTGGAGGAACTAGTGACCAGAGATTGGCAAAACTTTGTCACCCTTCTCCagaaaatagtgaaaaaagcAGAAGAG GTGTTGGAGCAGAGTCAGTATGAGCTGGTGGTGCCTCTCACTCTTTTGTTCTCCTCCACCCTCCTGAAG GCTCCCTACGTAGATCCAGAATGTGGAGTGCTACAGGAGGCCTGTCGATTGTTCCACAGCTTCCTGTCCTGGCCCGAGCCTTGTAGTTCTGCCTCCAAACGCCTGCTGAACGTCATCCAACAAGAGCTGCGAGCACCAG GTTCCTCTTTTCAGAAACTGGTACGAGCTGAACAAGGTCTTTCCCACCAAAGTCCCTGCTCTAAAACAAT TGTGGTGCTGCTGGTGAGCCCTGATGATGACGTCCTACCAGAGGTCCAGTTTATGTCCCAGCACCTGTGTGGCCCCCATCACTCCAGCAGAGACCCCACCCTCACCCTCATCCTGCACAGTTTTCAGGCTGCTTTGGGTCCCACGCCTGACCTGATGGAGCTTTGCTCTGCCATGCAG AGGATTCAGCCTGAGGAACAGGAACAGCTTCTGGAGGCGGTGACTGACCTGTTGGACTCtgcaacatcagcagcagatCTCAGGAGCTCCATGGAGAGACTTAAAGAAAGCCTCAACCTTCCTGCTCCTGCTGATGGATGTGAAAACACAT GTACTACTGAGGTTTTCCCACTGCCTGTTCCCAAATGTCACACACGCTCATGGGAATCCGACAACTTTG AGGTCCTCAAAGAAATTCTTGCAGCCGAATCTGCTCTTGGTTCTCCTGCAGACTGTTTCTTTAACGCAGAACTGGATGAAGAGGACATCAATGACACCAGCATAGATGAGGAGATAACAAAGAGCTGGCTGGAGGAAACAAACAAGGACCTGGATGAAAACCAAGTGGACCTCGTGAATAATAGCCACCGCATCTCTGATGCATCACTCTCCTCAAGAGATTCCATGTTTTCCAGCTACTCCCTTTCCTCCAGCTGGTCAGCTCCATCCAGCTCCTCAGGAGTGGAGAGCGACTTCAGTGAGGACACAGCTCATGACAACCAAGAGGAAGGACAAGACGGTCAATCAAAATccagaaagaaacacaaaaagaagTCGAAATCCCTCCTCGGCATCGAGCGCTTCTCCATCCTCTTCAAGAGTCCCAGTCTGTGCAGACGAGCAGAAAGCATGGGTCACCCTGGGGATTCCCTGAAAAGATCTCACACTACTGGCTCATTACTGAAGCAGGACAGATCCCAGTCCAGGCAGGTGTGTCTTCAACGGCAGTCCTCTGGTCCTGCAGATCCTGTTCAGCCGCAGAAACACGTTTGCGTCCGCAGGAGGCCCATTCTCAGCTGCGATGAAGAAGTGACCACCCTGATTAAAGTGGTGGTTTTTGGAGGGGACAGAGAGGTTGGAAGGCTTGCAAGGGCTTACGGTGACCTTCAGAGGAAAGAAAGCAACTGTCCCAGACTCACCAAGATATGCAAGCTGCAGTTTTTCTTTGTTCCCACCAGGAGACGAACTTTAAGTCTGGGACAAAGACAAGCGACAAATGTAGGACAG GAGTCCAGTGGCTTTAGACTGGAGGAGAGTTCCACAGATATCGCCCACATGTTAGGAACAATGGATCCTTGGTACGAGCGCAACGTCCTCAGTTTGCTCAGTTTGTCCTCGGACGTGCTAtgtcag TCTGCTTCAAAGGATGATGACGCCTCTGCAAGCCCTGAGTGTCGTCTTCCTTTGCTGGCCGACCTTGTTTTCTATTACTGCAGACATGCAGATCAGGCTGTGCTAATGCAGCTCTACCAGGTGGAG CTGACCCTGGCTGGAGGTGAGAGGAGAAAGGAAGTGTTCATTCATTCTCTGGAGCTGGGACACTCTGCAGGAACCAGAGCTGTTAAAGCCATGG gcgCTGCCAGCAAAAGGTTTGGCATTGACGAAGAACGGGAAGCCGTGCCTTTATCTTTAAGCGTGACCTACAATCAG GTGGTTCTTAGTGGGAGGGGTCAGTTGATCAAGACTGAAGTTGTTTGCACATCAGTTAATCTTCACAAATCCTGGAGGAAGCCAGAGTCAG AGCAAACAGAGAGCTTACAGATGACTATGACAGAAGTCCTGAAGAGGCAGTGCCCTAAGTCTAAAAGGGGCTTCAATCATCAG CATATCTCAGTGTCCGAGACGCAGGTGGACATGGTTCACGTGAACAGTGGAGATGACTCAACTTTTGCCGTGTGTCTCGATCAAGATGAGAAGAAGTTCATCCAAAGGGTCACCAG GTGTGAGGTGTCTCTGTGTAGTAAAGCAGGCAGCGGTTCAGACTGGAGGTCCTACAAACCTCTTCCTGGCCAAGTCCGACCTCTGAACCCATCCTACTGCTCCATGTTCTGCCTGCCCATCACCTCCTTCTCAGCATCAAATCTCTGA